The window TGCAGCACCGCGCAAAGGCTTGGGCGCCGGGCGATTACGCCGATGGCAGCCGCGGCTATATGCGCCAGCAGGACATTATCGGCATGGTGGAAGCGCATGGGTTCGATCTGGTCGCCACTAGCGAGATCAACGCCAACGCCAAGGATACCGCAGACCATCCGCGCGGGGTGTGGGAAATGCCGCCAAGCCTTGGCACCGAGCGCGCCGATCTGAAGGATCTGGGTGAGAGCGACCGCATGACGCTGCTGTTCCGCAAGCGCTGATCGAAGGCGGCGACGGGGTAGATACGCCATGCGCGAGATAACCGTCGCCGCCCTCCAGCTGGAACTGGGCCAGGAGGACGAGGCCGCCAACATCGCGGCGGTTGAGGATATGGTGGTCAAGGCCGCCGGCGAAGGGGCAGATGTGGTCCTGCCACCTGAACTGTTCTCTGGTCCGTATTTCTGCCGGGAGGAGGACGAGGCGCTGTTCGCCGCCGCGCGCCCCACGTCGGAGCATCCCTCGGTGCGGGCCATGGCGCGGCTGGCGAAACGCCTGAAGGTCACGATCCCCGCCAGTTTCTTCGAACGCGATGGCCAGCATTACTACAACTCTCTCGCCTTGATCGGCCCCGATGGCGCCGTGCAGGGCGTCTATCGCAAGAGCCACATTCCCGATGGGCCTGGTTACGAGGAAAAGTTCTATTTCCGCCCTGGCAATACCGGTTTCAGGGTGTGGGACGTGCCGCTGGCGGGCGGCCAAACTGCGCGTATCGGCATCGGCATCTGCTGGGACCAGTGGTACCCCGAAACCGCTCGCGCGATGGCGCTGATGGGTGCAGAAGTCCTGTTCTATCCCACCGCTATCGGCTCCGAACCCTATGACGCCGAATTCGATACCAGCCGCATGTGGCGCCGCGCGATGGTAGGACACGCCGTATCGAATTGCATGCCGGTGGTCGCCGCCAACCGGATCGGATCGGAAGGTACGGCGGATGCGGCGCAGAAATTCTATGGCCACAGCTTCATCACCAACGAATGGGGCGACCGGGTGGTCGAATATGGCGGTACGGAGGATGGCGTGCTGGTTGCCACCATCGATCTCGACCTGGCGGCCAAACACCGCGCTGGCATGGGGTTTTTCCGCGACCGCAGACCGGATATGTACGGCCGGCTGGTGCAGGATATTTGACTGCGGACCATACCTACCTGATCGCACTGGGGTCCAACATACGCGTGACGGGTATCGGCGGACCTGCCGCGGTTCTAGATGCGGCGGTCGAAGCCATCGATAATGCGGACTGCGAAGTGCTGGCAGTATCATTCATCATCTCCAGCAGGCCGCTCGGCCCGTCTGCGCGCACCTACGCCAATGCCGCTGCGCTGGTCGCTTCGGCGATGGAGCCGCCCGCCATGTTGGCAATGTTGCAAACCATCGAATCGCGTTTTGGCAGGCAGCGACGCGGGGCGCGGTGGCAGGCCCGCACGCTCGACCTCGATATCGTGTTGTGGAGCGGCGGCGTGTATGCCGCGCCCGATCTCCTGATCCCGCATCCGGAGTTTCGCAGCCGCAGCTTTGTCCTCGGCCCGGCGGCGCAGATCGCGCCTGATTGGAGCGATCCTGTAAGCGGCAAAACGCTGCGTCAGCTATATGCCCGCTTGACCCGCCGCCGCCCGCTACCTAGGGGACGGCGCGCGCAGGCAACCGAAACTCACCTGCACACTCCCGGTCCCGGGGGCCCTTAGCTCAGTCGGTAGAGCAACTGACTTTTAATCAGTAGGTCGCTGGTTCGAACCCAGCAGGGCTCACCACCTTTTTGCATAATAGAGAAAGCCTCGTGAGGCAGGTCAGCGATGGCCGATCCGCAGGGTGAGGCTTTGTGTTTCGCCCGGTTTCAGCACGATCACATCCTGCGCGAACTGGTTGAGCGCGTTCGGGCGATGGCTGACCGGTTCGCAGCACAGAACGCCCGATTCCGGTGGGGCGTAGATATGCAAATGGGGCGCACCTTCGGCTTGCAAGGTGACGGTTCCGAAGTGATCGGAAACCTCTGCCGTGCCCGTCCAGCCCGTGTGGCAGTGATCGACCAACACATTCGGCAGCTCCGCGCCTTGCGCCCATTGTGCGAACCGGCCGGGCGAGGCGCTTTCGCCAGTGGGAATCCCGTCCGCGTCTGTCAGCACCACCTCCTCCGCTTCGAAACGGACCGATGTTTGGGACGAACGGCGCAAGTATGGGTGCAGACCCAATCCGGCAGGCATGGGTGACGACGACAGGTTCGTCATCGAAAGCAAAACAGCGAGTCCTTCGCCGGACACGCTGTACTGCAACTGCGCCCTAAACGCCCAAGGCCAACCTTGCGTGTCTCGCTCATGATGGTGACAAAGGATTGCAGTGTCGGTGGTTGCTACCTCGACTTCCCACGGTACCT of the Alteripontixanthobacter maritimus genome contains:
- the aguB gene encoding N-carbamoylputrescine amidase, whose protein sequence is MREITVAALQLELGQEDEAANIAAVEDMVVKAAGEGADVVLPPELFSGPYFCREEDEALFAAARPTSEHPSVRAMARLAKRLKVTIPASFFERDGQHYYNSLALIGPDGAVQGVYRKSHIPDGPGYEEKFYFRPGNTGFRVWDVPLAGGQTARIGIGICWDQWYPETARAMALMGAEVLFYPTAIGSEPYDAEFDTSRMWRRAMVGHAVSNCMPVVAANRIGSEGTADAAQKFYGHSFITNEWGDRVVEYGGTEDGVLVATIDLDLAAKHRAGMGFFRDRRPDMYGRLVQDI
- a CDS encoding aldose 1-epimerase, with product MSPIVIASGGWEARIRPDIGGALATLSKDGRQMLRPMPDIASDVRDSACFAMLPFSNRIAGAQFEWDGRTVSLEPDMLAYPHALNGTGWQVPWEVEVATTDTAILCHHHERDTQGWPWAFRAQLQYSVSGEGLAVLLSMTNLSSSPMPAGLGLHPYLRRSSQTSVRFEAEEVVLTDADGIPTGESASPGRFAQWAQGAELPNVLVDHCHTGWTGTAEVSDHFGTVTLQAEGAPHLHIYAPPESGVLCCEPVSHRPNALNQFAQDVIVLKPGETQSLTLRIGHR
- the folK gene encoding 2-amino-4-hydroxy-6-hydroxymethyldihydropteridine diphosphokinase translates to MTADHTYLIALGSNIRVTGIGGPAAVLDAAVEAIDNADCEVLAVSFIISSRPLGPSARTYANAAALVASAMEPPAMLAMLQTIESRFGRQRRGARWQARTLDLDIVLWSGGVYAAPDLLIPHPEFRSRSFVLGPAAQIAPDWSDPVSGKTLRQLYARLTRRRPLPRGRRAQATETHLHTPGPGGP